The region CCATAAAAGTAGGAGAGAAAATCAAGGAAAAGGAGGCAGATTTTGGAATTCTTATTTGTATGACAGGTATTGGAATGGTTATAGCTGCAAATAAGGTAAAGGGAGTTAGAGCTGCTCTTTGTAGAGATGAGGAAGATGCCTATCTTGCGAGGGCACATAACAATGCTAATATTTTAACGCTTGGTGCAAAAGATTTAAAGGATGTTAAAGAGATTGAGAGTATTGTTTTTAAGTTTCTCACTACTCCTTTTGAGGGCGGTAGACACGAAGTAAGGATAAAGAAAATAATGAATTATGAGAATTGTTCCGCTGGGAGCGGATAGTCTTGGAACAAGGTCTTTCTCATTATATGTTGAAACAGGTGATGTAAAAATAATAGTTGACCCCTCTTGCGCTCTTGCTCCAAGAAGAAATGGCTATCCCCCTTCTCCACAGGAAGTTCACAATTTAAATGTAATCTATAATAAAATTAGAAGTTATGTAAAACAGAGTGATGTTGTTATAATAAGCCACTTCCATAACGATCACTATCCCTTTTTTGACGTGGACATTTTTCTGGGAAAGATCCTTTTGATAAAAGATTACAAAAAAGATATGAATTACATGCAAGTAATAAGGGCAAAAAAGTTTATAGAGGAGTTGCAGAGAAGAGGAGTTAAATACTTCTTTGCAGATCTAAAGGAGTTTAATTTTAATAAAACAAAAATTTTATTTTCGGATGGATTATGGCACGGAAGATTAAAGAGAGAGGGAAAAGTAGTTGGATTTATCATAGAAGAAAAGGAAAGACTTTTTTATTCTTCAGATACTCAAGGTTTATGGGATAAAAATTTAAAAGAATTTTTAAAGGGAAAAGTGATAGATTACTTTTTTGTTGACGGTCCTTCTCTTTATCAAAGTAAAAAATCAGAGATAGATGAGTTTATTAGAGATGTCTCAGAGCTTCTAAAGGAATTAAATAATTCAATAATGATTATAGATCATCACTTCGTTAGAGATTTAAGTTATATAAATTACATTAGAAATTTTAGAGAAATTTATGGAAATAGAGTTTTTACATGTGCTGAATTTCTGGGGGAAAAAGATACCCCTCTTGAGGCATTAAGGAGGGATTATTATGAAGGAAGAAATTTCGAACTTAATAAAGCAAAATTTAATTGATTTAGAACCCTATCAGCCTGGAAAACCGATTGAAGAAGTGCAAAGAGAGTACGGATTAAAAGAGGTTAGTAAATTAGCTTCAAATGAGAATTTATACGGAGTTTCTCCTAGTGCTATAAAAGCAATGAGAAAATATCTCAAGGAGATGAATTTATATCCTGATGACTCCTGTTATTATTTAAGAAAAAAAATTGCTGAAAAACATATGGTGAAAGAAGATGAAATAATAGTAGGAAATGGCTCTGTTGAGCTTTTATATTACCTTGGAATGGCCTTTTTGGATGAAAATGTTTCTGTGATGTTTAATAGGGGCTCTTTTCCAATGTATAAGATTGTTTCAAAGATATTTAATGCAAAAATTGTTGAAATTCCATTAAATGAAAAAAACCTTTCATGTGATCCAGTTAAAATAGCAGATAATTTAAATAGTGATACAAGAATGATTTTTCTTGCAAACCCAAACAACCCTACTGGAACAAGTTTTTCTCATCAGGACCTTGTGTATCTTTTGAAGAAAGCAAAAAAAGATACTCTTATTGTACTAGATGAAGCTTACACTCATTTTGTAGAAAGTGAAGATTTCCCTGATGCCTTTGAGCTTTATAAGGAATTTGAAAATTTGATAATTATCAGAACTTTCTCCAAGGCATACGGTTTAGCTGGACTAAGGATAGGTTATCTTATAGCAAGACCCAAAATAATTAATGCCTTGTATAAAGTAAAGATTCCCTTTAATGTTAATAGGTTAGCTCAGTATGCTGCACTGTATGCCCTCGATGATGACACCTTCGTAAAGACTATGAGAGAGAGGATTTTGAGAGAGAAGAAATTTCTATATAAGAATTTTGATAAGATGAATATTTTTTACTTAAAATCAGATGCAAATTTTATATTTGTGAGGTTTGAAAAAGATGCAGATATGATTTATAGGGAGCTTTTAAAAAGAGGTGTAATAACAAGACCTTTACCTAAGTCTCTTTTTCCAAATTCACTCAGGATTACAGTTGGAAGAAGAGTCGATAATATAAAGCTTGTTAAATCTCTTAATGAAATTCTTAGAAGTTAAGTTAAGTAAACAAACAAAGGCAAGACTAATTGCAATAAATTTACTTTATAGGAGCGAACTTTTAGGTGATGATCCCTTAGATTTGATTAAAAAAGAAAAGGGAGAAGAGACGGAAATTGCAAAAGATTATCTTGAAAAATTCTATAAAAATTTAGACGTAATCGATGATTTGATAAAAAAAAACTTAAAAAATTGGGATTTTGAAAGAATTTTACCATTTGAAAAATCAGTTCTTAGATTTGGAGTTGGAGAAATCCTTTTTTATCCAGATACTCCACTTAAAGTTATAATTGGAGAACTGTTGAAAATTACAAGTATTTTTGTTGATGAAAAGGCAGTAAAGTTTATAAATGGGATTCTTGATAAAATAGGTAAAACTGTAAGAAAATGAGATACTTAGTTCTTTCTGATATACACTCAAATTATGAGGCGCTTGATAGTGTTATAAAAGTTGCAAATAAAGAAGGATATGATGAAATAATTTGTCTTGGAGATATTGTTGGATACGGTGCTGATCCTAATCTATGTGCGGATTTTATTAGAGAAAATGCAAAAGTCACTGTTTTAGGTAATCATGATTTAGCTCTTATAAATCCAGAGGAAAGAAAGAATCTAAATGAGTTTGCATTTAGAGCTATTGAGTGGACCTTTAAGGTTATAAAACTAGAAAATAAAGAATTTATAAAAAACCTGAATTTTAAAGAAAAAGTGAGTGAAGATTTAGAAATTGTACACACGGCACCGTCAGCTCCTGAGTCTTTTTTTTATATTTTTTCCCTTGAAGAAGCAATTTTTGAATTTCAAAGCATAGAAAAAGGTATTGTTTTTTTTGGCCATACTCATGTTCCCTCAATTTATAAGAGAAAAAAAGAAGGTAAATTTTTCAAATTCGGTTTTAAGGATATAGTTTATGAAAAAAAGAATAATTACTTTATTTTTAAATATAGGCTTGAGGGTGACACTGATTATCTTATCAATCCAGGTAGTGTTGGGCAACCTAGGGATGGAGATCCTCGATCCTCTTTTATGATTTATGATAGTGATAAAAGAGAATTACTATTTTATAGAGTTTTCTACGATATAGATCTTGCAAGGAGAAAAATTATAGAAAATGGCTTACCACAGTTTCTTGGTGATAGACTCCTATATGGGAGATGATACTTCTTTTTTTTATTATTCTTGATAACCCTTTTGATATGGCTATAAGAGATTTCTTTCAGAGAAATAGAACCCCCTTTTTAGATAAAACTTTTACTATTATAACAAAAAGTGCAGACAAAGAAGTTTTCCTTGTAAGTGAGGTAATACTTTCTAATTTCTTTTCAGAGCATGAAAGAGAAGATGCGAAACTTTTACTGTTTGGTGTAGGTCTTTCATCTTTATCAGTTTTAACTTTGAAAGTTCTTTTTAAAAGAAAAAGGCCCTCAGGAGAATTAAAAAGTGCCTTTGACTATGCCTTTCCTTCCGGACATGCAACTGGTTCTTTTTCATTTGCTTATATTCTCTCAAAAAGACATAAAAATTTAAAATTTTTACTATACAGTTGGGCTTTTTTAGTCGGAATTTCAAGAATTTACTTAGATAGGCACTGGACAACAGACGTACTTGCCGGAATAGTTATTGGTACCTTTTGGGGTTATCTTGTAATGAAAAACGAAAGAAAAATTTTAGATTTTAAAATAAAATAATATGGATATTTCGATGCTTTTATCTTTTATAAAAGAAATTTCTGCAGAGGTAGATCTTGAAAGGATAAAAAGGTTTTTAGAAGCTTTTCTAAGAAATTTTTTTAAGGGATATACTTCTTTTGATGTCTTTATTGGTGAAAAAAAAGAAGAGATTAAGCCTCTGTTTAGAGATTATGTGAATGAAAAAGAAATTATAAGTTATTTTATTAACATTAAAGATCCGATTTTTGAAAAAATTGAGAATATTTCTTTTTACAAATTTCCATATTACGAATCTTCTTATATATTTTATTTCCCTTTTTACCATTTTGGTGAGCTTTTTGGATTTATTCTGATTGATTTTAAAGATAAGCTAAATGATGATTCTTTGTTTGATTTAAAAGTTCTTTCATCTTTTATAGGACCTATTTTTTTGACTTCTTATCTTTACAAAAAAAGAAGAGAATCTGAAAAAAGACTTGAGTTAAGTTATGATCTTATCCTTTTTTCTACTAGAGTTTATGATGAAGGAAGAATTTGTGATTATATAATAAAAAATATATACGAAAACCTGAGTGACATAGATTCAGTTTGTTTTTATAAGCTTAAGGGTGACTTTCTTATACCTTATTCTTTTAGAGGCGGAGAAAATTTTGAAATTTTAAATATTGAAGTTTCTTTTCCTGGAGAGGCTGTAAGAAAAATGAAAACCACTTTAAGAGGTTCTGAGCTGTCGGTACTTGTTCCTACTAGAGATTTTATTCATGGAGTTTTATACCTTAAAAAGAAAAGGGGAACTTTTGAATTAGAAGAAGTAAAAACTATAGAAATGATCGCAAATACACTCTCGATTTCTGTTGAGAATGCTAACTTTATAAAAGAATTAAGAGAGAGAAAGGAAGGCTTAGAAGAGGAGCTAAAGTTATTGCTTGAAAATAGAATAAAAGAGGAAAAACTTGCTTTTGTTGGAAAAGTTGCAGCAGGACTTGTTCATGAGCTTAAAAATTTGATTTCTGGTATTTTAGGACTTGCTGAACTTCTTGAGTTAAAAATAAAAGATGAAAGTATAAAAGAAATAATAAAGACTTTAAGGGATGAGGGTAACACAATGAATTATTTACTATCTTCTCTACTTGATATTTCTAAGCCCTTTAGAATTAATTTGAGTTGGGCTTCTCTTAAAAATATTGTGGAAAGATCAATTTATATCTGTAAGTTTTTTGTAAAAGGTAAGAATATTTTCTTTAATATAAATGTTCCAGAGAATGTTAAAATTTTGTGTGATGAGGTAAAATTTGAGCTTACACTTGTTAATTTAATAAAGAATTCGATAGAGGCAATAGAAGAAAGTGGAGAAATTAAAGTTAACTTTAGGAAAAATTTAGATTTTATTCTTGAAATAGAGGATAACGGGAAGGGGATAGAAGATAAATATATAGAGAAGATTTTCGAACCATTTTTTACGACAAAAGAAAAGGGAGCAGGCCTGGGTCTTTCCTTTGTTAAAAAGGTAATTGAAGCCCATGGATTTAGTATAAAGGTCTCAAGTATAATAAATAGGGGAACAAAATTTTCGATTTATATACCTCAAAAATTTATAGAGGGTTCAAATCCATAAAAGATCATAAAAGATGAAACCGGAAAAAAGAATATTGATTGTGGAGGATGAAAAGCTCTTAGGGATGGCCCTTTATGAAGTTTTATTTTCTGCTACAGGTACTTTTGAAATTGTTCTCTGTGAAACCGCTGAAGAGGGACTTAATAAAATAAAAGAAAAAAAATTTGATCTTGTTATTTCAGATTTAAAACTTCCCGGTGAAATGAACGGAATGGATCTTTTAAAAAAAGTAAGGGAGAAGTATCCTGATACTCATTTAATTTTAATGACAGCCTATGGCTCAGAAGCTGTACAAGAAGAGGCAGAAAAAATTGGAGTTGAAGCCTATTTTGAAAAACCATTTAAACTTAAGGAGTTTGTTTCAAGAGTATTAAATATTCTTGGAGTTGAAGAAAAGGAGGGATAAATGGCACTCGTTGGTGATTTAAGGGATATAAGAATTGAGGATATTTTAAAATTTATAAAAAGACTCTCAAAATCCGGAAAACTAATTATAGATGGTAAATATCTAAAAGGAGAGATTTTTTTTGCCAAGGGGATGATTGTTGCTGTAAAAAAAATGGACGGAACGATGTTAAGAGAAAATCTTGAAAACGATGTTCTTGAACTTTTAAGACAGGATGAAGGAACCTTTACACTTGAGCCTACCCAAGAAGAGGTTGAATCTGTTTCGTTTTTAGATCCAGATGAAATAATTTTAAAAATATAATATAAAAGTGGTTTATACAATTGGTCACTCAAACAGAAAATTAACAGATTTTATCAACCTATTAAAGCACTATAAAATTAAAAATCTTATTGATATAAGAAGATTTCCCTATTCTAAGAAATTTGAATGGTTTAGTAAAGAAAATCTTTCAAAGGCACTTAAAGAAGAAAAAATTTCATATTACTGGCTAGGAGAAGAACTCGGCGGATTTAGAAATGAGGGGTATGAGACTTATATGTCTAAGGATAGTTACAAATCTGGTCTTAAAAAAATTATTGATCTTTCAGAAGTGAGAACCTGTATAATGTGTGCTGAAAAGCTTTTTTTTAGATGTCATAGAAAATTTATTTCTAGGTCACTTATGGAGCTTGGTTTTAGAGTTATACATATCATAGATAAAGATAAGATTTATGAAATGAAATGAAAATCTTTGTAAGTGGGGGGGAACTTATTGCAAAGGGAGCCATTGATGCGGGTGTTAGGTTTTTTGCAGGATATCCCATAACACCCGCTTCCGTAATCTATGAACCAATTATGAGAGAACTTCCAAAAGTAGGCGGAGTTTCTGTTGGTGCCTCTGACGAGATTTCTGCAATTTCTTACTGTATCGGCGCCTCTCTTATGGGAATTAAATCAATGACAGCTACTTCTGGACCTGGATTCTCACTAATGATCGAGTCTATTTCTTTTGCTCTAATGTCTGAAATACCTGTAACAATTGTCTTAGCCCAGAGACTGGGACCAGCTACCGGTGGTGCTACAACAAACTCTCAGGGAGATCTCCTTTTTGCCGCCTTTTCTAACTCAGGAGGATATCCAATACCAATTGTCTCTCCATCTACTATTGAGGAAAGTTACGAATTTACAATCCATGCCGTAAACATTTCAGAAGCCTTAAGAACACCCACTATACTTTTAACCGAAAAGGAAGTCACTATGACGAGAAAAAGTGTTGAATTGAGTTCTCTAAGAAGGCCTGAAATTTTGGATAGAAAAGTATATAATGGTGAGGATGAATTTAAAACTTATAACTTTGTAGCCTTAGAAGATGTCCCACTATTTTCACCGGTAGGGGGCAGATACCTTACAAGATACACAGGTAGTGCACACGACAAAAAGGGAGACCTAAAAAAAGACGATCCTGAAGTTATCGAGATGCTTCATCATCTAAAGGAAAAAATAATAAAAAATATTGATAAATTTTACTTTTATGAGTATGTTGAAAGAAACCCCGATATTTTGCTCTTATCTTACGGTATAACTTCAGAAAGTGTAAGAGAAGTTTCAGAGGAAGAAAGTTTAAGCTATTTAATTTTAAAGACACTTTACCCTTTAAAGGAAGAGAATTTAAAACCAATATTTGAAAGGTATAAAAAGATAGTTGTGGTTGAAGAAAACATTATTGGTTCACTTTTTATTTTAATTAGGCACCTTCTTGGCAACAAGGGTTATTCTTTAACAAAAGTGGGGTCATTGATAGCCCCTTGGGAGATAAAAAGGTTTATAAGTACGTTATGAGAGATATATTTGAAATTATAGATAGACCTCAAAATTTTCCCTATTGTCCTGGCTGTGGTCATACCACAATTGATATGGTCTTAGCCAGGGCTATTTTTGAGCTAGGCTTAAAAAATGAAGACTTTGTCATTGTTTCTGATATAGGCTGCGTAGGACTTGTTGATAAGCTTTTTAGGGTGCATACGGTACATACTCTTCACGGAAGATCTACTGCTGTTGCAGCAGGTATAAAAATGGTTGATGAAGTTCTTTTTGACAATAAATTAAAGGTTGTTGTTATGATAGGAGATGGTGGATCAACAATTGGTCTTTTGCATTTAGTTGAGGCTGCAAAAATAAATGTAGATATTACAGTTTTAATTCATAACAATTTCTTATATGGAATGACAGGAGGACAACACTCAGGTCTTACTCCTAAAGACTTTAAAACATCAACGACTTTAAATGGTAACCCCTTTGAGCCTCTTAAAATAATTGATATTTTGAAAAACTCAGGTGCAACTTTTTATGCAAGAACCTACTCTCAAGATCCCGAGTTAAAAGAAATTATTAAAGAAGCACTTTTACATAGAGGCTTTGCAGTTGTTGAGATACTTGAATTATGCACAGGTTACGCTACAAGATACAATGAAATAAAAGGCTCAGGCTTGAAAAATATGCTTGATAATCTTGGAGGTAAAGTAAAAGTAAAAGAAAAAAAAGAAAGTTTTGGTGAAATTTATAAAAACAAATTTTTCGACGGAAAGGGAGAGGTTGAATTTAAGGGAATTGAGATTGATAAAAGGGTTTCTCTAAAGGAACCCTTAAAAATTGTCATAGCGGGGTCGGCAGGTGAGGGTGTCCAACTGGCAGCTTCTTTACTTTGCTATTCTTCAATCCTGGCAGGATTAAACGCAACCCAGAAAAACGATAACCCTGTTACAGTTGGAAGCGGCTTTTCTGTCTCAGAAGTGATAATATCAGAAAGAAACATAAAATACTCTGGTATAG is a window of Candidatus Hydrothermales bacterium DNA encoding:
- the rpiB gene encoding ribose 5-phosphate isomerase B, coding for MKVALGADHRGYRLKEIIKKFLIERDYEVIDLGGFSEESTDYPDFAIKVGEKIKEKEADFGILICMTGIGMVIAANKVKGVRAALCRDEEDAYLARAHNNANILTLGAKDLKDVKEIESIVFKFLTTPFEGGRHEVRIKKIMNYENCSAGSG
- the hisC gene encoding histidinol-phosphate transaminase, with the translated sequence MKEEISNLIKQNLIDLEPYQPGKPIEEVQREYGLKEVSKLASNENLYGVSPSAIKAMRKYLKEMNLYPDDSCYYLRKKIAEKHMVKEDEIIVGNGSVELLYYLGMAFLDENVSVMFNRGSFPMYKIVSKIFNAKIVEIPLNEKNLSCDPVKIADNLNSDTRMIFLANPNNPTGTSFSHQDLVYLLKKAKKDTLIVLDEAYTHFVESEDFPDAFELYKEFENLIIIRTFSKAYGLAGLRIGYLIARPKIINALYKVKIPFNVNRLAQYAALYALDDDTFVKTMRERILREKKFLYKNFDKMNIFYLKSDANFIFVRFEKDADMIYRELLKRGVITRPLPKSLFPNSLRITVGRRVDNIKLVKSLNEILRS
- the nusB gene encoding transcription antitermination factor NusB — protein: MKFLEVKLSKQTKARLIAINLLYRSELLGDDPLDLIKKEKGEETEIAKDYLEKFYKNLDVIDDLIKKNLKNWDFERILPFEKSVLRFGVGEILFYPDTPLKVIIGELLKITSIFVDEKAVKFINGILDKIGKTVRK
- a CDS encoding metallophosphoesterase family protein, giving the protein MRYLVLSDIHSNYEALDSVIKVANKEGYDEIICLGDIVGYGADPNLCADFIRENAKVTVLGNHDLALINPEERKNLNEFAFRAIEWTFKVIKLENKEFIKNLNFKEKVSEDLEIVHTAPSAPESFFYIFSLEEAIFEFQSIEKGIVFFGHTHVPSIYKRKKEGKFFKFGFKDIVYEKKNNYFIFKYRLEGDTDYLINPGSVGQPRDGDPRSSFMIYDSDKRELLFYRVFYDIDLARRKIIENGLPQFLGDRLLYGR
- a CDS encoding phosphatase PAP2 family protein; translation: MILLFFIILDNPFDMAIRDFFQRNRTPFLDKTFTIITKSADKEVFLVSEVILSNFFSEHEREDAKLLLFGVGLSSLSVLTLKVLFKRKRPSGELKSAFDYAFPSGHATGSFSFAYILSKRHKNLKFLLYSWAFLVGISRIYLDRHWTTDVLAGIVIGTFWGYLVMKNERKILDFKIK
- a CDS encoding HAMP domain-containing sensor histidine kinase → MDISMLLSFIKEISAEVDLERIKRFLEAFLRNFFKGYTSFDVFIGEKKEEIKPLFRDYVNEKEIISYFINIKDPIFEKIENISFYKFPYYESSYIFYFPFYHFGELFGFILIDFKDKLNDDSLFDLKVLSSFIGPIFLTSYLYKKRRESEKRLELSYDLILFSTRVYDEGRICDYIIKNIYENLSDIDSVCFYKLKGDFLIPYSFRGGENFEILNIEVSFPGEAVRKMKTTLRGSELSVLVPTRDFIHGVLYLKKKRGTFELEEVKTIEMIANTLSISVENANFIKELRERKEGLEEELKLLLENRIKEEKLAFVGKVAAGLVHELKNLISGILGLAELLELKIKDESIKEIIKTLRDEGNTMNYLLSSLLDISKPFRINLSWASLKNIVERSIYICKFFVKGKNIFFNINVPENVKILCDEVKFELTLVNLIKNSIEAIEESGEIKVNFRKNLDFILEIEDNGKGIEDKYIEKIFEPFFTTKEKGAGLGLSFVKKVIEAHGFSIKVSSIINRGTKFSIYIPQKFIEGSNP
- a CDS encoding response regulator encodes the protein MKPEKRILIVEDEKLLGMALYEVLFSATGTFEIVLCETAEEGLNKIKEKKFDLVISDLKLPGEMNGMDLLKKVREKYPDTHLILMTAYGSEAVQEEAEKIGVEAYFEKPFKLKEFVSRVLNILGVEEKEG
- a CDS encoding DUF4388 domain-containing protein produces the protein MALVGDLRDIRIEDILKFIKRLSKSGKLIIDGKYLKGEIFFAKGMIVAVKKMDGTMLRENLENDVLELLRQDEGTFTLEPTQEEVESVSFLDPDEIILKI
- a CDS encoding DUF488 domain-containing protein; the protein is MVYTIGHSNRKLTDFINLLKHYKIKNLIDIRRFPYSKKFEWFSKENLSKALKEEKISYYWLGEELGGFRNEGYETYMSKDSYKSGLKKIIDLSEVRTCIMCAEKLFFRCHRKFISRSLMELGFRVIHIIDKDKIYEMK
- a CDS encoding pyruvate flavodoxin/ferredoxin oxidoreductase, with protein sequence MKIFVSGGELIAKGAIDAGVRFFAGYPITPASVIYEPIMRELPKVGGVSVGASDEISAISYCIGASLMGIKSMTATSGPGFSLMIESISFALMSEIPVTIVLAQRLGPATGGATTNSQGDLLFAAFSNSGGYPIPIVSPSTIEESYEFTIHAVNISEALRTPTILLTEKEVTMTRKSVELSSLRRPEILDRKVYNGEDEFKTYNFVALEDVPLFSPVGGRYLTRYTGSAHDKKGDLKKDDPEVIEMLHHLKEKIIKNIDKFYFYEYVERNPDILLLSYGITSESVREVSEEESLSYLILKTLYPLKEENLKPIFERYKKIVVVEENIIGSLFILIRHLLGNKGYSLTKVGSLIAPWEIKRFISTL
- a CDS encoding thiamine pyrophosphate-dependent enzyme, which gives rise to MRDIFEIIDRPQNFPYCPGCGHTTIDMVLARAIFELGLKNEDFVIVSDIGCVGLVDKLFRVHTVHTLHGRSTAVAAGIKMVDEVLFDNKLKVVVMIGDGGSTIGLLHLVEAAKINVDITVLIHNNFLYGMTGGQHSGLTPKDFKTSTTLNGNPFEPLKIIDILKNSGATFYARTYSQDPELKEIIKEALLHRGFAVVEILELCTGYATRYNEIKGSGLKNMLDNLGGKVKVKEKKESFGEIYKNKFFDGKGEVEFKGIEIDKRVSLKEPLKIVIAGSAGEGVQLAASLLCYSSILAGLNATQKNDNPVTVGSGFSVSEVIISERNIKYSGIEKPNYLIITSIDGFKRVKNLLNLSENVIIDETLTENKSYFRIPARRYLSVRGGPNYFSIGFLFGKFSPFESEIFEKAILKYGKSKEEVLKVFKEGVSLGKSYGVQSPA